The genomic window TAGTTTCAAGAACATTTGCCTTATCTACCGATGTAACCTTCTTCTTTCTTTTTTTTGCTAGCTTGAACGCCGTTTCAATCACGCGTTCCATTTCTTCCCGATGGTAAAAGAGCGTATCAACAGCGGCTTCCTTACCGTCTTTGCTCAAACGCTCGCTCGGTTTTCCAAAGTATAAGCCCCCTGTCAACTCCCTTACCATCAGCATATCCACATCCTCGATCACTTCCGGTCGAAGCGGCGAGGAATCAGCAAGACTTTTGTAATAAGTTGTCGGTCTTAAGTTCGCATACAAATTTAATTCTTTGCGAATCTTTAACAAACCTTGTTCCGGCCGAAGATGGACAGGAAGATGATCCCATTTTGGACCTCCAACCGCTCCAAGCAGAACTGCGTCGCTTTCCTTACAAATCGTAACCGTTTCTTCAGGTAATGGGCTTCCGGTGGCATCGTATGCTTCTCCCCCAATCTTTCCATAGGAAAATTGGAATTGTATGCCAAATCGTTCTCCAACTGCTTGTAAAATCTGAATTGCACCGGCAGTTACTTCCTTTCCAACCCCATCTCCAGGCAATACAGCAATTTTTTTTGTCATCGGAAATCTCCTCCGTTAATTTACATTAATTGCTAGTAACCACTTCCGATTTCTCTTCTACGTAAATGACACGATTGACTGCATTTAGATAGGCTTTGGCTGAAGCTTCGAGAACATCCTGAGCCAGCCCTCTTCCACTTGTTTCTTTGCCTGCATAGCGCATTTTGACATATACCTGTGCAAGTGCATCCCTGCCGGCTCCAACTGATTGAATTCGATAATCAAGCAAATTAATTTTTTCATTCATACATTTTTCAAGTGTGTTATATAACGCTTCAATACTGCCTGAACCGGTTCCGGCTTCTTGGATTATTTCATTATCACGGCCAGAAAGTGTAACCGTAGCCGTCGGTACTTGATTTGTTCCATATTGGATCTGAATCGATATCAAGTCGTAAAAACGGGCTTCTTTTGAAAGTTTTTCTTCTAATACAATTGCAGCTAAGTCATCGTCAGTCATTTCTTTTTTCCGATCCGCCAAATCTTTAAAAACTTTAAACAAATGGTTAATATCTTCATCAGGCACTGCCAAACCGAGTTCCATTAAACGATTTTTAAATGCATGGCGGCCCGAATGCTTTCCAAGTACAAGTGAATTTGATTGGAAACCGACAAGATCAGGAGAAATAATTTCGTAAGTAGTCTTTTCTTTTAGAACACCATCTTGATGAATGCCTGATTCATGAGCAAACGCATTTTTCCCAACAACCGCCTTATTTGCTGGAACAACCATTCCAGTTAATTTGCTGACAAGGCTGCTTGTTCTGCTTATTTCTTTTAAATTTAATCTTGTCTCTGCATTAAAATGATCTTTTCGAATATAAAGTGCGACAGCCAACTCTTCAAGGGCTGCATTACCTGCCCGTTCGCCAATTCCGTTTATCGTCCCTTCAACTTGTGTGGCGCCATTTTCGACTGCAGAAAGGGCGTTGGCAATTGCTAATCCGAGATCATCATGGCAATGGGACGAAAGCTCGACTTTATGAATGGAAGGAACGTTTTCTTTTAAATAACGGAATATATTTCCATATTCATGCGGGGTACTGTAGCCGACTGTATCCGGAATGTTAATGACATGAGCGCCGGCTTGAATAACTTCTTCTACAATTTCAGCAAGATAAGGAAGCTCAGTCCGGCTGGCATCTTCTGCCGACCACTGAATAATTGGAAATTTCTTTGCTGCATACTTAACGGCCGCTACCGCCGTTTCTTTTACTTGTTCAGCCGTTTGTTTGAGTTTATATTGGCGGTGAATCGGCGAGGTTGCAATAAATACATGCAACCTCGGCTCTGCACCTCCTTTTAATGCTTCCCATGCTGCATCAATATCCGACATAACCGATCTGGCTAAACCTGTAACGGAACAGTTTTTTACTGTCTGAGCAATTTGCTCTACAGAAGTAAAATCGCCTTTTGAAGCGGCAGGAAAGCCGGCTTCGATAATATCGACATTCAACCGTTCAAGTTGTCTGGCAATCTCAAGCTTTTCTGATTGATTCAGATTAACGCCGGCAGATTGTTCCCCGTCTCTCAATGTCGTATCAAAAATTTTAATTTTTCGCACTTGCGACCACTTCTTTCTGTTTGTCTTTATTGACAAATGGCATCATTTTTCTTAATTCTCTTCCGACTTTTTCAATTGGATGTTCTTTTTCGCGCTCATTGATGGCGTTAAAGACAGGACGGTTTGCTTGATTTTCTAAGATCCAGTCTTTCGCGAATTTTCCTTCTTGAATATCTTTCAACACTGCTTTCATTTCTTTTTTCACTTGATCATTTATGACACGCGGGCCGCTGACGAAATCACCCCATTGAGCTGTGTCTGAAATGGAGTAGCGCATACCTGCTAATCCGCCTTCGTACATTAGATCCACGATTAATTTAAGTTCATGCAAACATTCAAAATAAGCGAGTTCCGGCTGATAACCTGCTTCTGTCAGCGTCTCAAATCCTGCCTTAACAAGAGATGTAAGCCCGCCGCATAGAACAGCCTGTTCTCCGAATAAATCCGTTTCTGTTTCTTCTTTAAATGTTGTTTCAAGAGCCCCTGCGCGTAAAGAACCGATTGCTTTTGCATAAGCAAGCGCAAGCTCCTTTGCTTCTCCGCTAACATCTTGGTAGATCGCAAACAAAGCAGGAACTCCGGCCCCTTCTTGATACGTTCTTCTTACTAAATGACCTGGGCCTTTTGGTGCGACAAGCAACACATCACAGTTTTTTGGCGGAACAATTTGGTTAAAATGAATGTTAAATCCGTGGGCAAACATCAATGCCTGGTTTGTTAAATTTGGTTCGATTTCTTCTTTATACACTTTTGGCTGCAATTCATCAGGAAGCAAAATCATAACCACATCTGCCTGTGCTGTTGCTTCACCAACCGAATAAACTTTAAAACCGTCTTGCTCAGCTTTCTCCCATGATTTCCCTTTCCTTAATCCGATTACAACTTCAACTCCGCTGTCGCGCATGTTTTGTGCATGGGCGTGTCCTTGAGAGCCGTACCCGATCACTGCTACTTTTTTCCCTTTTAAATAAAGTTCATTTGCATCTCCGTTATAGTACATTTTTGCCATATTTCTTCTTCCTTTCCTATTTAAAATTTGTATATTTAAACAATTGAAATTGTTTTGACTGAATTTGCTGAACGCTGGATTCCTCTTGGGAATGCCGTCGTTCCCGTTCTTGCCAGCTCTTTGATTCCATATGGTTTTATCAATTCAATGAATGCCTCCACCTTATCGGTTTCACCGGTTATTTGAATAACCAAGCTGTCTTTGCTTACATCGATAACAGATGCCCGAAACGGCTGAATAAGCGAATATATTTCACTTCTTGTATGAGGTGGAGCAAGAACTTTTATTAACGCAAGTTCCCTGGCTACAATCGATTGATCACTCATATCAGTGACTTTTATGACATCAATTTGCTTGTTTAATTGTTTCGTAATTTGTTCGACGACCCTGTCATTATCTACGTGAACGACACAGGTGATTCTTGAAACCCCTTCTTGCTCCGAATGTCCGACTGTAATGCTTTCGATATTGTAATTCCGTTTAGAAAATAGATTGGTAATTCGGTTCAAAACACCTGGACGATTTAAAACTGTTAAGGATATAATCCGCTTCACTCTTTAACACCTACCATTTCATGTATCCCTTTTCCTGGTGCGATCATCGGGTAGACATTTTCATCAGGATTTACACGGAAATCAAGAAGAACCGGCTCCCGAGTATGCAAAACTTCGTTTAGGATTTTTTCTGCTTCTTCTTCGGATTGAATTTCATAACCTTTTATTCCGTAAGCTTCCGCCAATTTTACGAATGAAGGAAGTGTCGGAAACTTACTATGTGAGAAACGGGATTGATAAAAGATTTCCTGCCATTGCCGGACCATTCCGAGCGCTTGGTTGTTAAGAATAATGATTTTTATCGGAAGCTGGAGTTCAGCAATAACTGCAAGCTCCTGGCTGCACATTTGAAATCCGCCATCACCTGAAATTGAAAGGACGCATGCATCCGGGTCTGCCAGCTGGGCCCCAATACTTGCGGGAAGCCCGAAACCCATTGTTCCTAAACCGCCAGACGTTACCCATCTGTCCGGCTTTTTGAAAGGATAATACTGAGCTGCCCACATTTGATGTTGTCCAACATCGGTGACAACAATTGCTTCACCATTCGTTTTCTCATACAGCATCTCCATAACTTTTTGCGGTTTTAGTGTAGCATCTTCCTCATAGTGGAACGGATGCTTTGTTTTCCATTCCTGTATAGTATTCAACCATTCCTTGTTCTCTGGCGGCCTTCCTTCTTGAGCAATCAGTTGGGTTAATGCCTCCTTGGCATCGGCAACAACCGGAATTTGTGTTGGTACATTTTTGCCGATCTCTGCAGGATCGATATCAATATGGGCCACTGTCGCTTTAGGGGCAAAATGCTGCAGGTTTCCGGTAAGCCGGTCATCAAAACGGGCTCCGATATTGACGAGTAAATCACATTCATACAGTGCCATATTCGCTGAATAGCAACCATGCATACCTGCCATTCCTACAAACAAAGGGTGGTTTGCAGGAAATCCCCCTAAACCAAGGAGCGTATGGACAACAGGGATTTGCTGCTGTTCGGCATATATCTTTAATTCTTCTGATGCTTTTGCATGGAGGACACCTGCACCGGCTAAAATAACAGGACGTTTTGCACTGCTTACAGCCTCTGTTAATTTTCTAATCTGCAAATAATTCGGCTGCGTATTCGGCTGATATCCCGGCAAATTGACTTCAACATCATCCGGAACATATGCAACAGACGCTGCCATATCTTTCGGAATATCGATTAAGACCGGACCCGGTCTTCCGCTTGAAGCAATATAAAATGCTTCTTTTACGATCCGAGGAATGTCTTCAATGTTGCGAACCTGGTAATTGTATTTGGTTATTGGTGTCGTTATACCGAGAATATCTGCCTCCTGAAATGCGTCTGTCCCGATTACGCTAGTTGCTACTTGCCCTGTGAATACAACAAGCGGTAAAGAATCCATCATCGCATCTGTCAATCCGGTTACAATGTTAGTTGCACCAGGACCCGATGTAGCAATGACTACCCCTGGTTTCCCGGTGATTCTTGCGTAACCTTCGGCAGCATGAATTCCTCCTTGTTCATGCCTCGGGAGCACATGTAAGATCTTAGAATCGTAAATCTTGTCGTAAATCGGAAGGACAGCCCCGCCCGGATATCCAAATATCACTTCAACATTTTCCTTTACCAGTGCTTCGAGCAATAATTCTGCGCCACTCATCGCCTTTTTTTCAGCCTTTTTTTTCGTAAAGGCAGTTTCCTGCAACATTTTTGAGACCTCCTATTAATCACTGATTAAAAAATAAATTAAAAAAAGCCCTTCCATCCCCTAAACAGCCCACTTCACTTGGGCCTAAGGGGTGAAAAGGCTTTGAAACCTGTTCCACGGTACCACCCTTATTCACGCAACGTATGCGTGCACTCATGAACAGCAAACATTTTGCTGCTCGTTTTGATAACGGGTGCCGTGCACCCGACCGGCCCTACTTGAATTCTCTTTCAAGCCAATGCTCGGAGGTGAGTTCATTTTATGGTGCCATTGCCAGTTCTCAGCTTCTCCGGCTCTCTGTTAATGGCGGTCCATAAAACTACTTATCCTCTTCAACGCTTTAGATTATTCAGCTAACATGTGTGGTTTCCTGTTGATAATTTACTTTAAGTCCTTCTTTAACTACCCGTTCCCTGAATTTTTCCAATAATTTTTTCGTGTGGACCCCAGGTACACCATCGCCAATGACTCTGCCATCCACTTTTACGACTGCAATAACTTCAGCTGCGGTTCCTGTAAGGAAAACCTCATCTGCTGTATAAACATCATGTCTTGTAAACGGCTCTTCTTTCACCTCGTAGCCAAGCTCCTCAGCAATATCCATTACAGCGTTTCTCGTAATACCTTCAAGTGCTCCGACATAACCGGGCGGTGTTATGAAAACCCCGTCTTTGACGATGAAAATGTTATCTGCCGAGCCTTCAGCGACATAGCCTTGATCATTTAGCATGAGCGCTTCTTTCACGTTCGCCAAATGGGCTTCGATTTTTACGAGTACATTATTTAAATAGTTTAATGATTTTACTTTCGGGCTTAATACATCCGATCTGTTTCGCCTTGTAGCTACTGTAACTATTTCCAGTCCTTTTTCATATAATTCTTTAGGATAAATAGTCAACGGTTCGACAATGACAACAACGCTGGCTGATTTACAATTATATGGATCTAAACCGAGATCTCCTACTCCTCTGGAGACAACAACCCGGATATAGGCATCTTCGAACCGGTTTCTTTTCACTGTTTCAGCGATAATTTTTGTTAACTCATCCTGAGTATGAGGAATTTCAAGCATAATCGACTTTGCCGATCGGTAGAGGCGATCCAAATGCTCTTTCATACGAAAGATATTGCCGCTGTATACACGTATCCCCTCAAAAACTCCGTCTCCGTACAAAAACCCATGATCATATACTGAAATTTTGGCGTTCTCTTTTGTCACATATTCGCCGTTTAAATATATCCATTGTTCGGACACGAAAAACGCACCTCCATACTGTAATAAACGAACACTTTAAACTGTTAAATTTATAAATTGTAAAAAGATGAAAAACGGAAGTAACCATAAACCTTATTACTTGCCGTTCAAATTGTGATTATTTTACATCATGAGTAAGTACAGAAACGGTTTTTGCCGATCTTTATTGACAGAAAGTTCGGTTTATTTGAGGACTATCTTACGCTCATTTCATCTGAGAGTCAATAGTCTTTTTATGAATTATTCGATAATTTTGATATATCATTTTCTTTGTATCCGCTTACAATGTTGACATGCTAATATTTCTTCGTGTTGAAAAATTTTTAAAATTTTTATTTGATCGGGGAGGTATTTTGCATTCGTGCCAAAAGGAAAAACGCAGCTTAATATAATAGAAAAAATCCGTCATTTATGTTACGTTTCCTCACAAACAATAAAACGCTTTCAATTTTGGTTGCCGAAGAGGAAGATCGAAAAAAATATAATAAAAAACCGTTATGCAAACGAAAGTTCCAGCTGACAGGCCGGAACTTTCATTAAACATAACGGAATATGTTAGTGTATGTAGTTAGATGGCGTCCCAGGAGAGATTCGAACTCCCGACCGACGGCTTAGAAGGCCGTTGCTCTATCCAGCTGAGCTACTGGGACACACATAATCATATCAAAGACAAGTTTTATTATATTAGCGTAATAATTAAATGTCAACACCAAACTGAAATATTTTTTTAAAACAATGGAACGAGGGAAGAAAATCCGCTTCCCTCGTGTTCCAATGACATTTCTATCTTTTTGGAAGTGTAAATTCCGAAAATAAATCCTGCATTTCCCCTGATTCAATATCATACACTTGCAAATATACTGACTCTCCGGACAACTCTATGATTACGTATGTTCTTTCTTTTCTCATCCTGGGCAATAGAATGCTTCCCGGATTAATAAACAACAGATCATCAATCTTTTCAGCACCAAGAACATGAGAGTGTCCAAAGCAAATAATATCCGCGTTCAATTCTTTTCCGCGAAACCTAAGATTCATTAAAGACGATTTTACGGAGTAGCGGTGTCCATGCGTAACAAATATCCGTCTACCACCTGCTTCTTCAAGCCTTTCCTCAAGAAACCCGCTGTCAAAATCACAATTTCCTCTTACCGCCCGAAAGCGTTCAATAATTGGATGAGATGTTGAAAGTTCGGAGTCGCCGCAATGGAGCATCATGTCCACTTCATCTCCGTGCTTTTCAAGCAATTTTTCCAGCTCTGCAACAGACCCGTGACTGTCACTGACAATCAAAATTTTGGTCATGGCCTTTCTTTCCTTCCTAAAAGGGTATCAAGCTGTTTTTTTAATTTTCTTAATGCATTGGCACGATGGCTGATTTGATTTTTCTCTTCCGGAAGCAGTTCTGCCATTGACTTCCCTTTCTCCACTACATAAAAAACCGGATCATAGCCGAATCCGTTCGCACCCCTTCTTTCTTTCAAAATCAATCCTTCACATGTACCGGAAAATGTAAGTGTCGGCTGATTTGGAAATGCAACGGCAAGGGCACAATAAAACCTGGCAGTCCGTTCATCATCATTGACGCCTTCAAGCTCTTTAAGCACTTTGTCAATATTGGCTTCATCGTTTTTTTCCTCGCCTGCATATCTTGCCGAATAAATGCCCGGTCTGCCGTCTAAAGCATCAATCATTAATCCTGAATCATCAGCAATGACCATTTTTCCTAATTGCTTGGCAACAGACTCAGCCTTTAATATAGCATTTTCCTCAAAAGTTGATCCTGTTTCCTCAACATCGCCAATTTCAGGATAATCGAGAAGGGTTTTTACCTGAAAGCCCTTTGGCTCGAACATTGTTGCAAACTCTTTCGCTTTTCCTCTGTTTTTTGTAGCAATAATAACCTCTTTCACCTAACTTTTCCCCTCTTTAGCTTCTCTATTTCGTTTGATTAGGTTAGAAATTTCATCTCCAAGCACTTCTTTTTGAATTTCAAACAGTTCCATAAGCCCTTCCTGCGCAGCTTTTAAAAGATCCTGCAATTCTCCGTAGGAAAATGTAGATTCTTCACCCGTTCCTTGCAATTCAACAAATTCCCCGCTGCCTGTCATTACTACATTCATATCTACTTCCGCTTTTGAGTCTTCCACATAATTCAAGTCTAATACAATTTGTTTATTTTCGAGAATCCCTACACTTGTTGCAGCAAGAAAATCAGTTACGGGATACTTTCCGATCGACTTTTTTTCATAAAGCTTATATAATGCCATAGCCATTGCTACAAACGCACCGGTAATCGCTGCGGTTCTTGTCCCGCCATCCGCTTGAATAACGTCACAATCAAGCCAAATTGTTCTTTCTCCAATGTTCTCTAAATCAACAACTGCCCGTAAAGCTCGGCCGATCAGCCGCTGAATTTCCATTGTGCGGCCTGATACCTTACCTTTTGAAGATTCCCTTATGTTTCTTTGTTCAGTCGCTCTAGGAAGCATCGAATACTCTGCCGTTATCCATCCTTTTCCTTCCCCGCGCATGAATGGCGGAACCCTCTCATCAATACTGGCCGTACAAATAACTTTCGTGTCACCAACTGTAATAAGGACCGAACCTTCGGGATGTTTCAAAAAATTCGGTTCAATATGTATCGTTCTTAATTGCATTGATTCTCGGCCATCAACACGCATTTATTTTCCTCCTTCAGTTTGGCAATGTCTAATTTA from Bacillus methanolicus includes these protein-coding regions:
- the leuB gene encoding 3-isopropylmalate dehydrogenase, which translates into the protein MTKKIAVLPGDGVGKEVTAGAIQILQAVGERFGIQFQFSYGKIGGEAYDATGSPLPEETVTICKESDAVLLGAVGGPKWDHLPVHLRPEQGLLKIRKELNLYANLRPTTYYKSLADSSPLRPEVIEDVDMLMVRELTGGLYFGKPSERLSKDGKEAAVDTLFYHREEMERVIETAFKLAKKRKKKVTSVDKANVLETSRMWREVAEEIAKKFPDVELQHMLVDNAAMQLIKNPKQFDVIVTENMFGDILSDEASVLTGSLGMLPSASLSLTGPYLYEPIHGSAPDIQGKNIANPIAMILSAAMMLRLSFGLEEEAKAVENAVNQVLDAGYRTKDLDSAGAKVITTTEMVEKIKAVLLDNEATLSIMNAHA
- a CDS encoding 2-isopropylmalate synthase, which translates into the protein MRKIKIFDTTLRDGEQSAGVNLNQSEKLEIARQLERLNVDIIEAGFPAASKGDFTSVEQIAQTVKNCSVTGLARSVMSDIDAAWEALKGGAEPRLHVFIATSPIHRQYKLKQTAEQVKETAVAAVKYAAKKFPIIQWSAEDASRTELPYLAEIVEEVIQAGAHVINIPDTVGYSTPHEYGNIFRYLKENVPSIHKVELSSHCHDDLGLAIANALSAVENGATQVEGTINGIGERAGNAALEELAVALYIRKDHFNAETRLNLKEISRTSSLVSKLTGMVVPANKAVVGKNAFAHESGIHQDGVLKEKTTYEIISPDLVGFQSNSLVLGKHSGRHAFKNRLMELGLAVPDEDINHLFKVFKDLADRKKEMTDDDLAAIVLEEKLSKEARFYDLISIQIQYGTNQVPTATVTLSGRDNEIIQEAGTGSGSIEALYNTLEKCMNEKINLLDYRIQSVGAGRDALAQVYVKMRYAGKETSGRGLAQDVLEASAKAYLNAVNRVIYVEEKSEVVTSN
- the ilvC gene encoding ketol-acid reductoisomerase; this encodes MAKMYYNGDANELYLKGKKVAVIGYGSQGHAHAQNMRDSGVEVVIGLRKGKSWEKAEQDGFKVYSVGEATAQADVVMILLPDELQPKVYKEEIEPNLTNQALMFAHGFNIHFNQIVPPKNCDVLLVAPKGPGHLVRRTYQEGAGVPALFAIYQDVSGEAKELALAYAKAIGSLRAGALETTFKEETETDLFGEQAVLCGGLTSLVKAGFETLTEAGYQPELAYFECLHELKLIVDLMYEGGLAGMRYSISDTAQWGDFVSGPRVINDQVKKEMKAVLKDIQEGKFAKDWILENQANRPVFNAINEREKEHPIEKVGRELRKMMPFVNKDKQKEVVASAKN
- the ilvN gene encoding acetolactate synthase small subunit, which translates into the protein MKRIISLTVLNRPGVLNRITNLFSKRNYNIESITVGHSEQEGVSRITCVVHVDNDRVVEQITKQLNKQIDVIKVTDMSDQSIVARELALIKVLAPPHTRSEIYSLIQPFRASVIDVSKDSLVIQITGETDKVEAFIELIKPYGIKELARTGTTAFPRGIQRSANSVKTISIV
- the ilvB gene encoding acetolactate synthase large subunit; the encoded protein is MLQETAFTKKKAEKKAMSGAELLLEALVKENVEVIFGYPGGAVLPIYDKIYDSKILHVLPRHEQGGIHAAEGYARITGKPGVVIATSGPGATNIVTGLTDAMMDSLPLVVFTGQVATSVIGTDAFQEADILGITTPITKYNYQVRNIEDIPRIVKEAFYIASSGRPGPVLIDIPKDMAASVAYVPDDVEVNLPGYQPNTQPNYLQIRKLTEAVSSAKRPVILAGAGVLHAKASEELKIYAEQQQIPVVHTLLGLGGFPANHPLFVGMAGMHGCYSANMALYECDLLVNIGARFDDRLTGNLQHFAPKATVAHIDIDPAEIGKNVPTQIPVVADAKEALTQLIAQEGRPPENKEWLNTIQEWKTKHPFHYEEDATLKPQKVMEMLYEKTNGEAIVVTDVGQHQMWAAQYYPFKKPDRWVTSGGLGTMGFGLPASIGAQLADPDACVLSISGDGGFQMCSQELAVIAELQLPIKIIILNNQALGMVRQWQEIFYQSRFSHSKFPTLPSFVKLAEAYGIKGYEIQSEEEAEKILNEVLHTREPVLLDFRVNPDENVYPMIAPGKGIHEMVGVKE
- the ilvE gene encoding branched-chain-amino-acid transaminase, which encodes MSEQWIYLNGEYVTKENAKISVYDHGFLYGDGVFEGIRVYSGNIFRMKEHLDRLYRSAKSIMLEIPHTQDELTKIIAETVKRNRFEDAYIRVVVSRGVGDLGLDPYNCKSASVVVIVEPLTIYPKELYEKGLEIVTVATRRNRSDVLSPKVKSLNYLNNVLVKIEAHLANVKEALMLNDQGYVAEGSADNIFIVKDGVFITPPGYVGALEGITRNAVMDIAEELGYEVKEEPFTRHDVYTADEVFLTGTAAEVIAVVKVDGRVIGDGVPGVHTKKLLEKFRERVVKEGLKVNYQQETTHVS
- a CDS encoding metallophosphoesterase produces the protein MTKILIVSDSHGSVAELEKLLEKHGDEVDMMLHCGDSELSTSHPIIERFRAVRGNCDFDSGFLEERLEEAGGRRIFVTHGHRYSVKSSLMNLRFRGKELNADIICFGHSHVLGAEKIDDLLFINPGSILLPRMRKERTYVIIELSGESVYLQVYDIESGEMQDLFSEFTLPKR
- a CDS encoding XTP/dITP diphosphatase, whose amino-acid sequence is MKEVIIATKNRGKAKEFATMFEPKGFQVKTLLDYPEIGDVEETGSTFEENAILKAESVAKQLGKMVIADDSGLMIDALDGRPGIYSARYAGEEKNDEANIDKVLKELEGVNDDERTARFYCALAVAFPNQPTLTFSGTCEGLILKERRGANGFGYDPVFYVVEKGKSMAELLPEEKNQISHRANALRKLKKQLDTLLGRKERP
- the rph gene encoding ribonuclease PH — translated: MRVDGRESMQLRTIHIEPNFLKHPEGSVLITVGDTKVICTASIDERVPPFMRGEGKGWITAEYSMLPRATEQRNIRESSKGKVSGRTMEIQRLIGRALRAVVDLENIGERTIWLDCDVIQADGGTRTAAITGAFVAMAMALYKLYEKKSIGKYPVTDFLAATSVGILENKQIVLDLNYVEDSKAEVDMNVVMTGSGEFVELQGTGEESTFSYGELQDLLKAAQEGLMELFEIQKEVLGDEISNLIKRNREAKEGKS